Proteins encoded within one genomic window of Dyadobacter chenhuakuii:
- the odhB gene encoding 2-oxoglutarate dehydrogenase complex dihydrolipoyllysine-residue succinyltransferase translates to MAEIEIKVPPVGESITEVTIGNWFKNDGDFVKMDEVICGLDSDKATFELTAEAEGTLHIKAQEGDTLNIGDLIATIDSAANGASKDTAPKQEAAPAANAAAPAASAAEQPAADKIEDKAGEPAAVAPAQAAAAPAGGGKTYEMKVPAVGESITEVTIASWSKKDGDHVEVDEILCELESDKATFELPAEAAGTLRIVGKEGETLSIGAIICTIEPGAGGAQASAGSSQQAAAPAAETGGSDKAYSEKHASPVAAKILAERGIDPKDVNGSGSGGRIMKDDALKAGSKPAETPAPSQSAAPKPAAPAAAPAGARGQRREKMSSLRKTIARRLVAVKNETAMLTTFNEVDMKPVMDVRSKFKDKFKEKHEVGLGFMSFFVKAVTVALKDFPVINAYMDGDELVYNDYADISVAVSTPRGLVVPVIRNAETLSFAAVEKEIVRLAVRARDGKLGLDEMSGGTFTITNGGTFGSMLSTPIINAPQSAILGMHNIVERAVVVDGQIVIRPIMYVALSYDHRTIDGKDSVSFLVRVKQLLEDPMRLLLDM, encoded by the coding sequence ATGGCTGAAATTGAGATAAAAGTACCGCCCGTTGGCGAGTCCATTACAGAGGTTACAATAGGGAATTGGTTCAAAAATGATGGCGATTTTGTGAAAATGGATGAGGTCATTTGTGGACTTGATTCGGATAAAGCGACATTTGAACTGACAGCAGAAGCAGAAGGCACCCTGCACATTAAAGCGCAGGAAGGCGATACGCTGAACATTGGCGACCTGATTGCAACCATCGATTCAGCCGCGAACGGTGCATCGAAAGATACTGCTCCGAAACAGGAAGCTGCCCCTGCTGCCAATGCCGCTGCACCAGCTGCGTCCGCTGCTGAGCAACCGGCTGCCGATAAAATTGAAGACAAAGCAGGTGAACCCGCCGCTGTTGCGCCAGCACAAGCTGCTGCCGCTCCTGCCGGAGGTGGTAAAACATATGAAATGAAAGTTCCGGCAGTAGGAGAGTCTATTACGGAGGTTACCATTGCTTCATGGAGCAAAAAAGACGGTGATCACGTAGAAGTTGACGAGATCCTATGCGAACTGGAATCGGATAAAGCAACATTTGAATTACCGGCAGAAGCAGCAGGAACGTTGCGGATTGTTGGAAAAGAAGGTGAAACATTGTCCATTGGTGCGATCATCTGCACCATCGAGCCGGGAGCCGGCGGAGCACAGGCATCCGCAGGATCTTCTCAACAAGCCGCTGCACCAGCCGCGGAGACAGGCGGATCAGATAAAGCATATAGCGAAAAACACGCATCACCTGTTGCTGCGAAAATTTTAGCTGAAAGAGGAATCGATCCGAAAGACGTGAATGGTTCAGGATCAGGCGGACGCATTATGAAAGACGATGCATTAAAAGCAGGCAGCAAACCCGCTGAAACTCCTGCACCGTCACAATCAGCTGCTCCGAAACCTGCCGCACCTGCTGCAGCGCCAGCCGGAGCAAGAGGTCAGCGTCGTGAGAAAATGTCTTCACTGCGTAAGACGATCGCACGCAGATTGGTTGCTGTGAAAAATGAAACGGCCATGCTTACCACGTTCAACGAGGTGGATATGAAGCCGGTTATGGACGTACGTTCGAAATTCAAAGATAAATTCAAAGAGAAGCATGAAGTTGGTTTAGGCTTTATGTCATTCTTTGTGAAAGCAGTAACCGTTGCGTTGAAAGACTTCCCGGTTATTAATGCCTATATGGACGGCGATGAGCTGGTTTACAATGATTATGCAGACATTTCGGTGGCAGTTTCTACGCCTCGCGGCTTGGTTGTGCCTGTGATCCGCAATGCTGAAACATTGTCATTCGCAGCAGTTGAAAAAGAAATCGTTCGCTTGGCCGTTCGCGCCCGGGATGGAAAACTTGGACTGGATGAAATGTCCGGTGGAACATTCACGATCACCAACGGAGGAACATTCGGTTCGATGCTTTCAACACCGATCATCAATGCACCGCAATCAGCGATTCTGGGAATGCACAACATTGTTGAACGCGCAGTTGTGGTGGACGGTCAGATCGTTATCCGTCCTATTATGTACGTGGCACTTTCTTATGACCACCGCACCATTGACGGTAAAGATTCTGTAAGCTTCCTGGTTCGCGTGAAGCAGCTTCTGGAAGATCCAATGAGATTATTACTGGATATGTAA
- a CDS encoding 2-oxoglutarate dehydrogenase E1 component, which translates to MDKYTYIANSDGAYIEELYNSYKQNPASVDEGWQKFFEGFDFSQKYPVNGNGHANGAANGKEAATISKTDPSRIRKEMEVVHLIRGFRSRGHLLATTNPIQKRKDRQPQLDIADFNLGNEDLDTVFEAGVELFGRPASLREIVDSLKTIYTRNIGFEYLYIRDREQKSWLRKKIEKEALNMSFSIDEKKHILSKLNEAVVFENFLHTKYLGQKRFSLEGGETTIPALDAMINKAAEMGVVEVMIGMAHRGRLNVLANVMQKTYGQIFNEFEGNLPDQVWGDGDVKYHMGFASQITTKNGEKVHLKLAPNPSHLEAVNPVVEGYIRARADGMYDSDYDRVLPVLIHGDAAVAGQGIVYEVTQMSALNGYYTGGTIHFVINNQVGFTTDFIDARSSIYCTDIAKIVDAPVLHVNGDDPEAVVFCMRLAVEYRQTFNKDIFIDMVCYRRHGHNEADEPKFTQPVLYKSIENHQNPREIYQKTLSDRGDIDAQLAANMDKEFKQLLQERLDMVKQKALPYIMPKLEQEWHTLRKSRPEDFEKSPETGVPLETLEKIGKALISTPENFSRLKQIDKLLKDREQMIFDKKEVNWATAELLAYGSILTEGNIVRLSGQDVQRGTFSHRHAVLRDVETNAAYNSLQHIQEGQGPFMIYNSLLSEYGVLGFEFGYSMANPNALVIWEAQFGDFANGTQVIIDQFVTSSETKWDRWTGLVMLLPHGYEGQGPEHSNARPERYLQLSANYNLIVANVTTPANFFHLMRRQLKFPFRKPLVVMSPKSMLRHPLCVSPIESLVNGSFQETIGDTFADPKKVKKVLLCTGKLYYELYEKQQTDKRDDVAIIRLEQMHPFPQTQIDAHLAQYTNAKVYWVQEEPFNMGGWTFMLRMYKGANPLQVIARESSASPSTGFSKIHAKEQAEIISRAFE; encoded by the coding sequence ATGGATAAATACACATATATAGCAAATTCCGACGGCGCTTACATAGAGGAATTGTACAATTCCTATAAGCAGAATCCAGCTTCAGTAGACGAAGGCTGGCAGAAATTTTTTGAAGGCTTTGACTTCTCACAAAAGTATCCTGTCAACGGCAACGGCCATGCGAACGGCGCTGCTAATGGCAAGGAAGCAGCCACAATTTCGAAAACCGATCCCTCCCGTATCCGCAAGGAAATGGAAGTTGTTCACCTAATCCGTGGATTCCGGTCAAGAGGCCACTTACTGGCAACTACCAACCCCATTCAAAAACGCAAGGATCGTCAGCCTCAGTTAGATATCGCTGATTTTAATCTTGGGAATGAAGATTTGGACACGGTTTTTGAAGCAGGCGTTGAGCTTTTCGGTCGTCCGGCATCACTGCGTGAAATCGTCGATTCGCTTAAAACGATTTATACAAGAAACATTGGTTTCGAATATTTATACATCCGTGACCGCGAGCAAAAAAGCTGGTTGCGCAAGAAAATTGAGAAGGAAGCATTGAATATGAGTTTCTCGATTGATGAGAAAAAACATATTCTTTCAAAGCTGAACGAGGCGGTTGTTTTTGAGAATTTCCTTCACACAAAATATTTAGGTCAAAAGCGTTTTTCTCTGGAAGGTGGCGAAACTACCATCCCTGCATTGGACGCGATGATCAACAAGGCTGCTGAAATGGGCGTTGTAGAAGTGATGATTGGGATGGCACACCGTGGCCGTCTGAACGTGCTTGCCAACGTGATGCAGAAAACTTACGGGCAGATCTTCAACGAGTTTGAAGGTAACTTGCCGGACCAGGTCTGGGGAGACGGCGACGTGAAATACCACATGGGTTTTGCAAGCCAGATCACAACCAAGAATGGTGAAAAAGTACACTTGAAACTGGCGCCTAACCCTTCTCACCTTGAAGCGGTTAACCCGGTTGTTGAAGGTTATATCCGGGCACGTGCCGACGGCATGTACGACAGTGATTACGACCGCGTTCTGCCGGTTCTGATTCATGGTGATGCAGCGGTTGCCGGTCAGGGGATTGTCTATGAAGTGACCCAAATGTCTGCCTTAAATGGCTACTACACAGGTGGGACCATTCACTTTGTGATCAATAACCAGGTTGGTTTTACAACAGACTTCATTGACGCAAGGTCCAGCATTTACTGTACAGACATTGCAAAGATTGTGGATGCGCCTGTTTTACACGTAAATGGGGATGATCCTGAGGCAGTTGTATTTTGTATGCGACTGGCTGTGGAGTATCGTCAGACCTTTAATAAGGACATTTTCATTGATATGGTTTGCTATCGTCGTCATGGTCACAACGAGGCGGACGAACCGAAATTTACGCAGCCGGTTCTTTATAAATCCATTGAGAATCACCAGAATCCACGGGAGATTTATCAAAAAACGCTCTCAGATCGCGGCGATATAGACGCGCAGCTGGCAGCTAACATGGACAAAGAGTTCAAGCAGCTTTTGCAGGAGCGTTTGGATATGGTAAAGCAAAAAGCATTGCCATATATCATGCCGAAACTGGAACAGGAATGGCACACATTGCGCAAATCGAGGCCGGAGGATTTTGAAAAATCGCCTGAAACCGGTGTTCCATTGGAAACATTGGAAAAAATCGGGAAAGCATTAATCAGCACGCCTGAGAATTTCAGCCGTCTGAAACAGATCGATAAGTTGCTCAAAGATCGTGAGCAAATGATTTTTGATAAAAAAGAAGTAAACTGGGCAACAGCCGAATTGCTTGCTTACGGTTCGATTCTTACTGAAGGGAACATTGTCAGATTAAGCGGCCAGGATGTGCAGCGCGGAACATTCTCTCACCGTCATGCGGTGCTTAGGGACGTGGAAACGAATGCAGCTTACAATAGTTTACAGCATATTCAGGAAGGTCAGGGGCCGTTCATGATCTATAACTCGCTGCTATCAGAATACGGCGTTTTAGGTTTTGAATTTGGTTATTCCATGGCAAACCCTAATGCATTGGTGATCTGGGAAGCACAGTTTGGTGACTTTGCAAATGGTACGCAGGTGATCATCGACCAGTTTGTTACTTCAAGTGAAACGAAATGGGATCGCTGGACAGGGTTGGTAATGCTGCTGCCTCATGGATATGAAGGCCAGGGACCGGAGCACTCCAATGCAAGGCCGGAGCGTTATTTGCAGCTTTCTGCTAATTACAACCTGATTGTAGCAAACGTAACAACGCCTGCAAACTTCTTCCACCTGATGCGCAGGCAGTTGAAATTCCCGTTCCGCAAGCCTTTGGTAGTAATGTCGCCAAAATCGATGCTGAGACATCCACTGTGCGTTTCGCCGATCGAAAGCCTGGTCAACGGCTCGTTCCAGGAAACGATAGGAGACACTTTTGCAGATCCGAAAAAGGTGAAAAAAGTGTTGCTGTGCACAGGAAAGCTTTATTATGAGCTTTACGAAAAACAGCAGACAGACAAGCGCGACGATGTTGCTATTATCCGTCTTGAACAAATGCATCCGTTCCCGCAGACGCAGATTGATGCACATTTGGCACAATATACCAATGCAAAAGTATATTGGGTGCAGGAAGAACCTTTCAATATGGGTGGCTGGACATTCATGCTGAGAATGTACAAAGGCGCAAATCCATTGCAGGTAATCGCCCGCGAATCAAGCGCTTCTCCTTCGACCGGTTTCTCGAAAATACACGCGAAAGAGCAGGCAGAGATTATTAGCAGAGCTTTTGAATGA
- a CDS encoding DUF6934 family protein — MFGFVERKHTLSRYINHQHYVFKYGGKKNTFSFISLGKRGRIKKVVQFRLIDDNVYNLGFGDYSEEFDTLDDQVVTDNGDMEKVLATVIAVMEHFLKRNPEVRIFLTGSTPSRTRLYQIIISSHYDHLALHFEIYGFRQEQWLPFLKNVNYESFLILKLL, encoded by the coding sequence TTGTTCGGTTTTGTTGAAAGGAAACACACATTATCACGATACATTAATCATCAGCATTACGTATTTAAATACGGAGGTAAGAAGAATACATTTTCATTTATTAGCCTTGGAAAGCGTGGCCGAATTAAGAAAGTTGTCCAATTCAGGCTTATTGACGACAACGTTTATAACCTGGGTTTCGGAGATTATTCTGAGGAGTTCGATACATTAGATGATCAGGTTGTTACAGATAACGGGGATATGGAAAAAGTCCTGGCAACCGTTATTGCAGTTATGGAGCACTTTTTGAAGAGAAATCCGGAAGTGCGAATTTTCCTGACAGGCAGTACACCATCAAGAACAAGATTATATCAAATCATAATCAGCAGCCACTATGACCACTTAGCTTTACATTTTGAAATATATGGCTTCCGGCAAGAGCAATGGCTGCCATTTCTGAAAAATGTAAATTATGAATCATTCCTCATTTTGAAATTGTTATAA
- a CDS encoding nucleotide pyrophosphohydrolase: MTIQEAQAQVDNWIKTYGVRYFSELTNMAILTEEVGELARIMARTYGDQSFKKSDLGKDLGDEMADVMWVLICLANQTGINLTEAFEKNMAKKTERDKDRHKNNEKLIN, encoded by the coding sequence ATGACCATCCAAGAAGCCCAAGCCCAAGTTGACAACTGGATCAAAACCTATGGCGTCCGTTATTTTTCTGAATTGACTAATATGGCGATCCTGACGGAAGAAGTAGGAGAACTTGCCCGCATTATGGCCAGGACATATGGAGATCAGTCCTTCAAGAAATCGGATTTGGGCAAAGACCTGGGCGATGAAATGGCGGATGTAATGTGGGTGCTGATATGCCTTGCTAATCAAACAGGCATTAACCTGACCGAGGCTTTTGAAAAAAACATGGCGAAGAAAACGGAACGGGATAAGGACCGGCATAAGAATAATGAGAAGTTAATTAACTAA
- the dtd gene encoding D-aminoacyl-tRNA deacylase: MIAVVQRVSSASVTIEGKVEGEIQKGFLVLLGITHLDSQEDIEWLGRKIVGLRVFGDSDDKMNLDLKAVDGDILLISQFTLHASTKKGNRPSFIEAAKPEIATPLYEGMITFLEKELEKPIQRGIFGADMKVALLNDGPVTIIIDSKNRI; encoded by the coding sequence ATGATCGCAGTAGTCCAGCGCGTAAGCAGCGCTTCTGTTACAATTGAAGGGAAAGTTGAAGGGGAAATACAAAAGGGCTTTCTGGTTTTATTGGGCATTACACATCTTGATAGTCAGGAAGATATTGAGTGGTTGGGCAGGAAAATTGTTGGTCTGCGCGTGTTTGGAGATAGTGATGATAAGATGAACCTTGACCTCAAAGCTGTGGACGGGGACATTCTGCTGATCAGCCAGTTCACGCTGCATGCGAGCACAAAAAAGGGAAACCGGCCCTCCTTCATCGAAGCAGCCAAGCCCGAAATAGCAACCCCACTTTACGAAGGAATGATCACCTTCCTGGAAAAAGAATTAGAAAAACCCATCCAACGCGGAATCTTCGGTGCCGATATGAAAGTTGCATTGCTCAATGACGGGCCAGTAACCATCATCATAGATTCAAAAAACAGGATTTGA
- the rsmA gene encoding 16S rRNA (adenine(1518)-N(6)/adenine(1519)-N(6))-dimethyltransferase RsmA: MKTNYKKRDDSKVRAKKHLGQHFLKDLNIAQRIVDGLSGHNGYSTVLEIGPGMGVLTQFLITKDAFSTHVIEIDTESVAYLKKYYEDLTPRIIEGDFLKFNPADYFSEPFAIIGNFPYNISSQIFFRALQIRDQIPEIVCMLQKEVAMRIASPPGNKDYGILSVLLQAFYNIDYLVSVPPGAFDPPPKVQSGVIRLRRNAVAALDCDEKMFFRVVKTAFNQRRKTLRNALKPIGEFPENPLLTKRAEQLSVAQFVELTRLAQDLQPQI; encoded by the coding sequence GTGAAAACAAATTATAAAAAGCGCGACGATTCCAAAGTAAGGGCCAAAAAGCATTTGGGCCAGCACTTTCTGAAAGACTTAAATATTGCTCAGCGGATCGTTGACGGACTGTCCGGACATAACGGTTACAGCACGGTTTTAGAGATTGGCCCCGGGATGGGCGTCCTCACCCAGTTTCTGATCACAAAAGATGCATTCAGCACACACGTGATTGAAATCGACACCGAATCTGTTGCCTATTTGAAGAAATATTACGAAGACCTCACGCCCAGGATCATCGAAGGCGACTTTCTGAAATTCAATCCGGCCGATTACTTTTCAGAGCCTTTCGCCATCATTGGCAACTTTCCCTACAACATTTCCTCTCAGATTTTTTTCCGTGCATTACAAATCCGCGATCAGATCCCCGAGATCGTTTGTATGCTGCAAAAAGAAGTGGCTATGCGCATTGCATCGCCTCCGGGAAATAAGGATTATGGTATATTAAGCGTTCTATTGCAGGCATTTTATAATATAGATTACCTGGTTTCAGTGCCTCCTGGTGCATTTGATCCGCCTCCCAAAGTGCAGTCCGGCGTGATCCGTTTGCGTAGGAATGCGGTCGCAGCATTGGATTGTGATGAAAAAATGTTTTTCAGAGTTGTGAAAACGGCTTTTAATCAAAGAAGAAAAACACTTCGCAATGCATTGAAACCCATCGGTGAATTTCCTGAAAATCCACTGCTGACCAAACGGGCGGAGCAGCTGAGCGTGGCGCAGTTCGTGGAGCTGACCAGACTTGCCCAGGATTTGCAGCCGCAAATCTGA
- the mgtE gene encoding magnesium transporter, with the protein MTFELTKDYVEHILELIEKQDSASIRRETESLFPADITGLLSELETESAKFLITQLNVERGAEILADMDPNERREFLKAFTSEEISHFVNLFDSDDAVDLLNEQPIRVREEVIALLEDREQARFILDLLHYDEDVAGGLMQKELVKANVNWNVNQCIEELRKQAEDVGKVYAVYVVDDFGKLLGLLSLKKIVLAHKNTRIESLYDKDVIFVETYRPAEEVAELMQRYDLDALPVVNVQGKLLGRITIDDVIDVITEQASSDTLAMAGITGDVEEDDTIWQQTKARLPWLLVGMMGGILAAKFISFFEGDLKIIPAMAAFIPIIGSTGGNVGIQTSSIILQSLADKTGLDTTVGQRLIRMFAVAFINGIIISTIVFGFNLLIGNDIQLALVVSAALMSVVFLASFMGTMTPILLEKIGINPAVASGPFITTANDLIGYGVYFGLAHLLLNL; encoded by the coding sequence ATGACGTTTGAATTAACCAAAGATTACGTAGAGCACATTCTGGAACTGATTGAAAAACAGGATTCTGCTTCCATCAGAAGGGAAACGGAGAGCCTTTTTCCGGCAGATATCACCGGTCTTTTGTCAGAGCTGGAAACAGAGAGTGCCAAATTCCTGATCACGCAGCTGAATGTGGAACGCGGGGCGGAAATCCTGGCGGATATGGATCCGAATGAACGTCGTGAGTTTTTGAAAGCATTCACGTCAGAGGAAATCTCTCATTTTGTCAATCTTTTCGATTCTGATGATGCGGTGGATTTGCTGAACGAGCAGCCTATCCGTGTTCGCGAAGAAGTGATTGCCTTGCTGGAAGACCGCGAACAAGCGCGTTTTATCCTCGATCTGCTGCACTATGACGAAGATGTGGCCGGTGGTTTGATGCAGAAAGAGTTGGTAAAAGCCAATGTCAATTGGAATGTAAACCAATGTATTGAAGAGCTCCGTAAGCAAGCAGAGGATGTTGGGAAAGTGTATGCGGTTTACGTTGTGGATGATTTTGGCAAACTGCTAGGCCTTCTTTCACTGAAAAAAATCGTTCTGGCACATAAAAATACGCGCATTGAAAGTCTGTATGACAAAGATGTGATTTTCGTGGAAACTTACCGCCCGGCCGAAGAAGTAGCGGAGCTCATGCAGCGTTACGACCTTGACGCACTGCCTGTTGTGAATGTGCAGGGAAAACTTTTGGGCCGGATCACCATTGATGACGTGATCGACGTGATCACAGAGCAAGCCAGCTCGGACACATTGGCGATGGCGGGTATTACGGGCGATGTGGAAGAGGACGATACGATCTGGCAGCAGACCAAAGCACGTTTACCGTGGCTCTTGGTGGGCATGATGGGCGGGATCCTGGCCGCAAAGTTTATCAGTTTTTTTGAAGGAGATTTGAAAATTATCCCTGCTATGGCCGCATTCATTCCTATTATCGGATCCACCGGCGGGAATGTGGGCATTCAAACCTCTTCTATTATTCTTCAAAGTCTGGCTGATAAAACCGGCTTGGACACAACGGTTGGGCAGCGACTGATCAGAATGTTTGCCGTTGCATTTATCAATGGCATTATCATCAGCACCATTGTTTTCGGCTTTAATCTTTTGATTGGCAACGATATACAATTAGCATTGGTCGTTTCGGCAGCATTAATGTCCGTCGTTTTCCTCGCCTCGTTTATGGGAACCATGACGCCGATTTTACTTGAAAAAATAGGCATTAACCCCGCAGTAGCATCCGGTCCCTTCATCACCACAGCCAACGACCTCATCGGCTATGGCGTATATTTCGGGCTGGCACATTTGCTGCTGAATCTTTAA
- a CDS encoding L-serine ammonia-lyase — translation MISFEIESHTSKMKEERISVFDIFKIGIGPSSSHTIGPWRAAQQFLQAVQAKDALDEVRAVNIHLYGSLAKTGKGHGTDIAVILGLSGYDPVTVKTEHIDEILAEIASKECIVLPGDLQVVFSPKKNIIFHKNETLPFHPNGLTFIANCGTKGLIEESYYSVGGGFVIQEGKAGDEVKPCVDLPYPIDQAADLLKWHHASQKPIWEIVLENEKVWKDEKLVRNDLMNIWHVMQQSIFHGCQTNGVLPGGLNVQRRAAALNEKLLKDFVCAGCDDWMDAIRRSGAGFSYTLDWVSCFALAVNEENASYSRVVTAPTNGSAGVIPAVIQYHLTFCGGTEEDVFRFLLTAGEIGSIFKKGATLSAAMGGCQAEIGVSSAMAAAGLAQVSGGTVEQCLMAAEIAMEHHLGLTCDPVGGLVQIPCIERNTMGAIKAITACQLALQSNPDNAKVSLDNVVHTMWETALDMNNRYKETSEGGLAVNIPISLSEC, via the coding sequence ATGATCTCTTTTGAGATAGAGAGCCATACTTCCAAAATGAAAGAGGAACGCATATCCGTTTTTGATATTTTTAAGATTGGGATTGGGCCTTCCAGTTCGCATACGATTGGGCCCTGGCGGGCGGCTCAGCAATTTTTGCAGGCTGTTCAGGCGAAGGATGCCTTGGACGAGGTGCGGGCGGTTAACATTCATCTTTATGGTTCACTGGCGAAAACGGGTAAGGGGCATGGGACGGATATTGCGGTGATCCTGGGTCTGAGCGGTTATGATCCGGTTACGGTGAAGACGGAACATATTGATGAGATCCTGGCTGAAATTGCCTCAAAGGAATGCATAGTGCTCCCCGGTGACTTACAGGTGGTTTTCTCTCCTAAAAAGAACATCATCTTCCATAAGAACGAGACACTTCCATTTCATCCCAATGGCCTCACATTCATTGCAAACTGCGGAACCAAAGGCTTGATTGAAGAATCATACTACTCGGTAGGTGGCGGTTTCGTGATTCAGGAGGGCAAGGCCGGGGACGAGGTGAAGCCATGCGTGGATCTTCCTTACCCAATCGACCAGGCTGCGGACTTACTGAAATGGCATCATGCTTCACAAAAGCCGATTTGGGAGATTGTTTTAGAAAATGAAAAAGTTTGGAAAGACGAAAAGCTGGTCAGAAACGATTTAATGAATATCTGGCACGTGATGCAGCAAAGCATTTTTCATGGTTGCCAGACGAACGGTGTTTTGCCGGGTGGTTTGAATGTGCAGCGGCGGGCGGCAGCATTAAACGAGAAGCTATTGAAAGACTTTGTCTGCGCTGGCTGTGACGACTGGATGGACGCGATCCGCCGGAGCGGTGCGGGGTTTAGCTATACATTGGATTGGGTAAGTTGCTTTGCCTTAGCAGTTAATGAAGAAAATGCATCATATAGCAGGGTTGTTACTGCGCCAACAAACGGGTCGGCAGGAGTGATTCCGGCGGTGATTCAGTATCATCTTACTTTTTGCGGAGGGACGGAGGAAGATGTGTTTCGGTTTTTACTGACAGCCGGTGAGATTGGGAGTATTTTTAAAAAAGGAGCCACACTTTCGGCAGCTATGGGCGGTTGTCAGGCTGAAATTGGCGTTTCTTCGGCTATGGCTGCTGCTGGATTGGCGCAGGTTTCCGGTGGCACGGTTGAACAATGTTTGATGGCTGCTGAAATTGCGATGGAGCATCATCTGGGCCTTACTTGCGATCCTGTGGGCGGTTTGGTGCAGATTCCCTGCATCGAGCGGAATACAATGGGAGCGATTAAGGCGATTACGGCTTGTCAGCTGGCATTGCAAAGTAACCCGGACAATGCAAAAGTTTCGCTGGACAATGTGGTGCATACCATGTGGGAAACGGCACTGGATATGAATAATCGCTATAAAGAGACTTCGGAAGGCGGGTTAGCGGTGAATATCCCGATTAGTTTGAGTGAATGTTAA